One segment of Setaria viridis chromosome 4, Setaria_viridis_v4.0, whole genome shotgun sequence DNA contains the following:
- the LOC140222626 gene encoding uncharacterized protein — protein sequence MTGTSGVAAAKESSLVSLHYPMLNYNLAIKMKVFMRAQGVWDVVEPADPKEKIDPKKDQMALAAIYQGIPKETLLAVSEKEISKEAWECIKIMYQGAQRVKDARVQTLREELDGLRMKSTDSVDDFAMKVHSIISTIHGLSDKIKDSYLVKKILRAATNKFWQIVASIEQFGDLNNNDC from the coding sequence ATGACGGGCACATCAGGCGTGGCTGCGGCAAAGGAGAGTTCTCTAGTGTCGTTGCACTATCCGATGCTTAATTACAACCTGGCGATCAAGATGAAGGTGTTTATGCGTGCACAAGGTGTCTGGGATGTTGTCGAGCCTGCTGACCCTAAAGAGAAAATTGACCCTAAAAAGGATCAGATGGCGCTCGCTGCTATCTATCAAGGGATCCCAAAGGAGACTTTGTTGGCGGTGTCGGAGAAGGAAATATCAAAGGAGGCATGGGAGTGCATCAAGATAATGTACCAAGGTGCTCAGCGCGTAAAGGATGCTCGTGTCCAAACTCTTAGAGAAGAGCTGGATGGATTGAGGATGAAAAGTACTGATTCAGTTGATGACTTTGCAATGAAAGTACACTCGATCATCAGTACGATTCATGGGTTGAGTGACAAAATTAAGGACTCTTATTTGGTAAAGAAAATTCTCAGAGCTGCTACAAACAAGTTCTGGCAGATTGTTGCTTCTATCGAGCAATTCGGTGACTTAAACAACAATGACTGTTGA